One part of the Larimichthys crocea isolate SSNF chromosome XIX, L_crocea_2.0, whole genome shotgun sequence genome encodes these proteins:
- the LOC109141746 gene encoding high-affinity choline transporter 1 — protein sequence MTLGNLAFQDFHQRTLSSSSTSTARVICFIAAGVVIVIGIPPILIGAVAASTDWNMTTYRSPSPYERGKAAMVLPIVLLHLTPTAVFVIGMGAIAGAAMSSTDSCLLAATSIFTTSIYKAIRHQASDRELQWVIRFSIVIVGIVGTSLTYLDDNIMTLR from the exons ATG ACTCTTGGAAATTTGGCGTTTCAAGACTTTCATCAAAGgactctctcctccagctccacatCTACAGCCAGAGTGATCTGTTTCATAGCAGCAGGTGTGGTCATTGTTATTGGGATCCCACCTATACTGATTGGTGCCGTCGCAGCTTCAACAG ATTGGAATATGACCACATACAGGTCACCTTCTCCGTATGAGCGAGGAAAGGCGGCCATGGTGTTGCCCATCGTCCTTCTCCATCTTACCCCAACTGCTGTTTTTGTAATTGGCATGGGAGCTATTGCCGGCGCTGCAATGTCGTCGACTGACTCTTGCCTGTTGGCAGCAACTTCCATCTTTACCACCAGCATCTACAAAGCCATCAGACATCAG GCATCAGATAGAGAGCTGCAGTGGGTGATTCGCTTCTCCATAGTGATTGTAGGGATTGTGGGAACTTCTCTCACCTATCTGGATGACAACATCATGACATTGCGTTAG